GGATGAAAAAATTACTTCTGAGctttcattttttctcttttttttttggctcaATGCAAGATTCTCAGTTAATGTCAGCCTCATTATTAGTAGTCATTTTTATGTACATAACTAAAAGCTTGCTATCTCCCatgtttttgaatgaaaatgatttggagAGAGGGAGAactcatttttatttcaaatatcatgGAAGAGTCCGGCTTTATCAAAAGTGGCGGCGGTCTCACGGATATTGCTTCATAATCGTATACCATGTAAAATAAACTTAGCTCATAAAAGACTATTGTCTAATGGTACTGTGGTAGAATGCATTCATTGTGAGAGGATACCAATAACAGCTTTGCATGTGTTTGCACTTTGCACTGTGGTTTTGTGCCTATAGTTTGAACTTGTTCACTTTTCTCAAATGCTTAACTGGGGCTGCTAGAAATGACAATGGTATGGCTTATTTGGAAAGCAGGGAATGACGAAACCTTTTCAAACAGGCTAAAGGAGCCGATGGAAGTGGTGGAGGAGATCAAACTGTTGCGTTGAGATGGGGATTGGGTCGTATGAATACGTCTCACTGTTTGTTCATTGTCTGTTTCTGGGTGTTAGTTCGGCGGCTCCTCCTCAGTCCAGGTGCTGTTTTGTAACTTCTTGTACTGATGACCGAGGTTTCTAGAGATTAGGAGTTGAAGTTTTCAGCCTGCTGGTCTTGAAttggttttgtttgtttggaaGGGCAGCCTTAGTATTTTTGTCAGTGTCAAGGAATCAAAAGGCTTTGGTGTTTATTTGTGATCCCTGCATCAATTTCTGCTATCTCTTTTGTTGTTTAGTAGCGTTACTTGCTTAAAGCTTATTGTTATGGCTCATTGAGATATACTGGTGTACTGCCATTCAATATAGTTATTATTTCCTGAGATGGCAGATTTTTTGTAAGGCCTGGGAGGTTTTCCTGGACTGATGTTAACATGCAGTTGCATTAGTATTATGTTAACCAGTACGTTTGTTAAGAAGCAGCTGCAACATACTTTCTTGGTGTAGGTAGAAAGTGAAAAGAAAGTTATTGACAAACACTTTGCAAGTAAAAAATGGGAAACAAACCTTGTGTCTTTGCAAGTTTAAATGTTGAAGTGAATTGAATACTGGAGATTGCTTGCATTATTGCAGATGGAAATTGAACCGAATTGGTGGAGGTAAATAATTGTTTAATCTTACAGTGTGTATGCTTGCTGACTTTCCTAGTAGAGTTTAAAACATCAGATGATCCTTCAATATGCTTCACTAGTTAATTTGATTTTCTACAAGTTAAAAGGCTTGGATTTTGCTATTGAGATAGCACAGCTATATCAATAAACTTTAACATCACAAAATTGATGTTCCTGCCTTCTAGGTTTAGAAGTTTTTAAGAAAgcctctaaaaaaattgatatgcaCAAATTGATTTTAACTTCTAGAGGTTATTTATAAAACTCGTAGTTAATGTAATTTTCTTGGATTTTTTTTGTAAGTGATGCTTCTTGAAAATGGATATGATATAtgtatttaaaaacaaatcaacCAGAAAAGTCATCTGAGTGAATCAATTAGAGTAAATGCCTCAGAATCTTCAGTTTTCATTTGCaggtttcaaaaaaaataaatgcattcATAGCCATAATTGTGGAATGCAATGTAGAAGAAAGAAGTTTGAGAATATATAAACACTCCATGCATgcttaatttcaaataaataaaaaaataatcttccACTCAAATTGAAGATGTTGAGAAAATCCTTCCAATCCTTGattcttcttctctttgtttTCACCTCTTCATCACATTCAAATGCTTATCCTCTATCAACACAATCAAGATGGATTATCGATGATTCAACCGGTGAACGGGTGAAACTTGTTTGCGGCAATTGGGCTGGTCACCTTCAACCAATGATCCCTGAGGGTCTAGATAGAATACCCTTAAAGGAACTTGTTGGTGAGCTTGTGAAAAACAGGTTCAATTGTGTTAGACTAACATATGCAGTTTATATGTGGACAAGACATGCACATGGCATTGTGAATAACACTTTTAATTATTTGGATGCACCAGAAGTTGTGGCTGGTATTGCTAAGTATAATCcttcaattttgaaaatgacTCACATTGAGGCTTTTGATGCTGTTGTGAACGAACTTGGTGCTCGAAATGTTAAAGTGTTGCTTGATAATCATGTTAGTGAGCCTAAATGGTGTTGTAATGACGACGACGACAATGGTTTCTTTCATGATCAACACTTTGATCCTCAAGAATGGATTCATGGACTTACCTTGGCAGCCAAGCACTTTTATGGACATCAACCTGTAAGTATTATTACCTATCTAGCTACTTCATCCTTTTTATTCCTTTCTCGAGTTTTAGAATTTTAAGATAATCATTACTATTATTCATTTATGTTAATAGCTTGCTAAATTGAATGTAGCATAacaaaattttgattgttttttatcGACTAACAGATTGTGGCAATGAGCTTGAGGAATGAATTGCGTGGTCCACGCCAAAACCTAAGAGATTGGTACAAGTACATGAGCCATGCAGCATTAGTCATCCataaaacaaatccaaatgtGCTTGTGGTTATCTCAGGTTTGAACTATGACACTGAGTTGCAGTTTTTAAGGAACAATCCACTGAAGATAGACTTAGGGGAAAAAATGGTGTATGAGGCACATTTATACTCATGGTCTGGAATTGGAACACTCAAATTGAAAGAATTTTGGAGTAAGCAACCATTGAATAGAATATGCGCCGAAAACATTGAAGGGTTAGACCAAAGCGCTGGTTTCCTTACCTCCGGTAAGAATGCAGTTCCTTTGATCATTACTGAGTTTGGATTTGACCAGACAGGTTCTTCAGTTGAAGATAATAGGTTCTTGACATGTCTTCAAACATACCTTGTTGGAAGAGACTTGGATTTTGGTTTATGGTCATTTCATGGTagctattaattattatgttagaGAAGACAAACTCCAACTCGATGAGTCATTTGGTGTAGTAGATGCTACTTGGCACAAGCTTAGATACCCTAATTTCGCGGACAAGTTTCAACTTTTGCAAAGGAAGAATCAAGGTGACTGTTCTTACTATTAGCAAGTGAATGTGTCTTTCATCAGTGAGATTGGTCATAAAATGTTTGTTCCGTTAGCCAATTTAGTATATAATACTACTAAGAGAAGACAAGCTCTGGAATAATTTTGTAATATCGATATATTTAAGGGCAAGAGCGAGCAATACCAGCTGTTTGCCTTTATAGGGCTTCGTTGCCGGTCCTATGAAGAAAAGTGGTGGGCCTTCCAAAAGCAAAATGTGGTCGCTCTCCTTTTCTAGTTTCCTACTTGTTGACAACGCCTCAACATTTAGAGACTAAAACGACTATTTACTCTTCATAAGAGCTATGCGATCACTCTTATAAAACGACTATATATCTGCTAATAACAAAATTAACTTGATTTTTCGTTCTGATTCTTAATGCAGATCCTACTTCCAAAGTCTCTGAAGCATATATTATGTACCATCCTCTTACTGGTCAATGTGGTCAAGTGAATGACAAGAATGAACTTGAAATCGGTAGCTGCGAGAATCAAACAAGATGGATTTATAATGGTTCTCAAATCCTTTTGAATGATTCCAAGAAGTGCTTAACTGCTATTGGTGAAGGGCTTCCAGTAGCTATTTCTGATGATTACGAAAACAAGAACAGTTCATGGAAATCTGAATCACTTTCTAGACTTCATTTGGCTACTGTGGATCAAAATGGGAAACATCTTTGCTTGCATAAGGATTATAACTCATCTTTTGTTGTGACTTCAAAATGTATCTGCATAAATGATGATTCTCTTTGTCTTGATGATCCACAGAGCCAATGGTTCCAACTTGTTGCAACCAATGTTTAGTTTGAGTAACTAGTTGCTCTATCATATTATCTTTATAGTTTGTctaattgaattgttttatAATTATAGAACTTTTAATATGATAATCTTGTTGCAATGTTAATGTTTTGTAACCTTCTATTGTATTTAAGTGTAGTTTCATTTCTCATTTTACAAACTCTTGTGCTCAGTTTAGTTAGAGACATGCAATAAGGTTGTTTATGTAGTAGCAATGGTTGCCCCATTTTTAAATTCAGGAAATAATAAGTAACATTTTGTAACAGTCCAGTATAtagtctaaaataaattaatgtaatTATTGAAAGGTTTTCAGTTATACTTGTTAAAgataattattgaaaaaataactaatttgTAACTGCTGAAGTTTATGAGGATTCAATCTCATAGTATTGAAATTTGATAGTCCACAATTCCTAACTCAACCGATACCTTAACAGAGGTTCGAACTCCTGCCCCTCCAATTGTATGTGAGTTCTAATAGttatttgtcatttcgtctatctactaaaaaaaatattggtatttgATAAGCATCTCACATTAAATAGAGCAACTTATAAATTGGTCTTCTCTTTATCCACTATAGACATGTCCAATTCTGCTCAAATTTACAAATATTTTCCTTCTTTATGTGTCTTTAAAAAggagaaaatgagagaaaaaaccAATTTTGTATCAGTCTAGTAGTGTAACTCTctcattataaattttttatatagttaTGTTGTTGAATGCTTCCACTGAAAGTTTACTTGGATGGTTTAAGTTTTACAAACCTTTGCATTAGAAGTGTTCAAAGTTGACCAACATACATATATTAAGGCTTGGATTGAAACCATATTGATCCAAAATACAGAAGGTCTCGTCTAATTGATGTTTTCCTATGTAAAAATATGTCCCTATCCATCAAGAAATATTTGATTCTCCTCCACACTCAAAACCAACTTTAGAAATCCTCATGGACTCTATTTTGCATGATGATATTATATAACAGTGGATATAAAGCCACGAAAGGGAAAAACAAAAACGTGTTGATGAATGATGAGGAAGGTCGCATAAGCATTAAAATAGTGTATAATTATATTGTAGTTTCCGCATGAAAAGAATATGAAGCACCAGTGGTCTAGTGGTAGAATAGTACCCTGCCACGGTACAgacccgggttcgattcccggcTGGTGCATTTCTTAGAGCTGTGATGAAAATATTTGTGGTGTTGGGTAACATCACCTTCCCTGAAACACTGGATGAAAAAATATACCTCTGAGCTTTCAtggttttctcttttttttggcTCAATTCTCAGTTAATGTCAGCCTCATTAGTGATTCTAATTTAGTtgtgttatattattggtagtCATTTTTATGTACATTAACTATAGCTTGCTCTCGCTCCGATGTTTTTGAATGAAAGAGATTTGGAGAGGGAGAAATCATTTGTATTTCAAACATTATGGAATGGAAGATTGCGACTCCATTAAAAGTGATGGCATTTTCCTAGAAACTACCTCA
Above is a genomic segment from Medicago truncatula cultivar Jemalong A17 chromosome 5, MtrunA17r5.0-ANR, whole genome shotgun sequence containing:
- the LOC25495069 gene encoding glycosyl hydrolase 5 family protein, which codes for MLRKSFQSLILLLFVFTSSSHSNAYPLSTQSRWIIDDSTGERVKLVCGNWAGHLQPMIPEGLDRIPLKELVGELVKNRFNCVRLTYAVYMWTRHAHGIVNNTFNYLDAPEVVAGIAKYNPSILKMTHIEAFDAVVNELGARNVKVLLDNHVSEPKWCCNDDDDNGFFHDQHFDPQEWIHGLTLAAKHFYGHQPIVAMSLRNELRGPRQNLRDWYKYMSHAALVIHKTNPNVLVVISGLNYDTELQFLRNNPLKIDLGEKMVYEAHLYSWSGIGTLKLKEFWSKQPLNRICAENIEGLDQSAGFLTSGKNAVPLIITEFGFDQTGSSVEDNREDKLQLDESFGVVDATWHKLRYPNFADKFQLLQRKNQDPTSKVSEAYIMYHPLTGQCGQVNDKNELEIGSCENQTRWIYNGSQILLNDSKKCLTAIGEGLPVAISDDYENKNSSWKSESLSRLHLATVDQNGKHLCLHKDYNSSFVVTSKCICINDDSLCLDDPQSQWFQLVATNV